CGACAGCCCACCTGGGACCGGGCCTGCCACATCCAGGCTGACATGTTCCGCGAGGCCGATGCGGTCGGCGGGCTCGATATCAAGCTGGTGTTCTTCAGGGGATACCGCGAATGCAAGGCCAGCCCCTGGTATGGCCAGTCGGCGCCCCTGACCCGCGCCATGACGTCGATCCAGTGCCAGGGCGGCTATACGCAGATTGCCCGGGTGCTGAAGCGGGCGTCAAAGGAAGCGCGCGAAGCCAAGGTGAACGCGCTGGTCTATGTGGGCGACAGTTGCGAGGAAGAAATCGACGCGGTCTGCGCGGCCGCAGGTGAACTGGCGCTGTCCGGCGTGCCCGCATTCATGTTCCAGGAAGGCGGCGATCCCTATGCCCAGTCGGTGTTCCGCGAGGTCGCGCGGTTGACCGGCGGCGCGTGGTGCCCGTTTGATGGCGACAGCGCCGGGCAGCTCCGCGAGTTGCTCAGCGCCGTGGCCATCTTCGCCGCCGGCGGGCGCAAGGCGCTTTCGGATTATGGCAATCGCCAGGGCGGCGAGGTGCTCCGGCTGGCGAAACTGGTGGCCGGCGGGTGAACGGCATCTGGCGGCGTGACGCTCGCTATGGCCTGCGCCGCCAAGCTGGGCCATGATGGCTGCCGAACCGACGATATAGGGAAACCTGGTGCCTTTGATTTTCTTTGGGGCGATTGTTCTCGTCCTGCTTGTGCTGCTGGTGAATTGGGCCGCCCGTGCCGACCGTGCCACGGTCCGCCGCGTGGCGCGGTATTTCGGGGCGTTCCTGGTTGGCGTCGCGGCGCTGTTCCTGATCGCTCGCGGCCTGACAGGCGTCGCCCTTGCATTGCTGGCGCTGGCCGGCACGCTGGCGTCGCGCAAGCGCCTCGCATTTCTGGGCGGCGGCAAGAAGGCGCCGCAGCAGCAATCCCAGGTTGAAACCAGCTTTCTGCGCGTCACCCTCGACCACGACACCGGCGACCTTGCGGGCGTCATCCTGGCCGGAC
The window above is part of the Emcibacter sp. SYSU 3D8 genome. Proteins encoded here:
- a CDS encoding VWA domain-containing protein, with the translated sequence MAGKTPKIVGGPGEVDAFLRKLSLTPAPASGKRGRLIFALDATMSRQPTWDRACHIQADMFREADAVGGLDIKLVFFRGYRECKASPWYGQSAPLTRAMTSIQCQGGYTQIARVLKRASKEAREAKVNALVYVGDSCEEEIDAVCAAAGELALSGVPAFMFQEGGDPYAQSVFREVARLTGGAWCPFDGDSAGQLRELLSAVAIFAAGGRKALSDYGNRQGGEVLRLAKLVAGG